The following proteins come from a genomic window of Flavobacteriaceae bacterium MAR_2010_188:
- a CDS encoding N-carbamoyl-L-amino-acid hydrolase, translating into MYAAKLLFLSTLIFLLAFPAFAQGNKKESALRVNQDRIENRIFELAKFGQDSLGRNYRVAYSKGDVEGRKWFLQQMKDAGLEVSVDYAGNLIGKRAGKNPSLKTIAFGSHIDMVPDGGNYDGAVGSISGLEVMQTLIENNIVTKHPLELFIFSDEEGSLIGSKAISGHFNQDRMEVKSNSGLTIRDGLKAIGGLADSLDSVTRGKDDFLAFLELHIEQGGNLDRENIQIGVVEGIVGIEHWEVTIEGFANHAGTTPMNLRKDAMLSAAKLIVAVNEIITSHEGKQVGTVGKISAQPGAYNVIPGKVVLGLEIRDLSSETIKQMFSKIEEKAKEIAKEDGTTISFEDQLLGVIPALASPGIQNKIEAATKQLGYSFKYLPSGAGHDAQDMAMIAPMGMIFVPSKGGISHSPNEFTEAEDMANGANVLLQTILLLDKD; encoded by the coding sequence ATGTATGCAGCTAAGCTTTTATTTCTTTCAACTTTAATTTTTTTATTAGCATTTCCGGCGTTTGCTCAAGGCAATAAGAAGGAATCAGCTTTAAGGGTCAATCAAGATCGGATAGAAAACCGCATTTTTGAACTAGCTAAATTCGGTCAGGATTCTTTAGGCCGAAATTATAGAGTTGCCTATTCTAAGGGTGATGTTGAAGGCAGAAAATGGTTTTTGCAGCAGATGAAAGATGCCGGACTAGAGGTTAGTGTAGATTATGCCGGAAACCTTATTGGTAAAAGAGCCGGTAAAAATCCTTCTCTTAAGACAATTGCTTTTGGTAGCCATATCGATATGGTACCAGATGGTGGAAATTACGATGGTGCCGTCGGCTCTATAAGTGGATTGGAAGTAATGCAAACACTCATAGAAAATAATATTGTCACCAAGCATCCATTGGAACTGTTTATTTTTTCTGATGAAGAAGGTAGCTTAATTGGAAGTAAAGCGATTTCTGGGCATTTTAACCAAGACCGAATGGAAGTTAAAAGTAATTCTGGTTTAACGATTCGCGATGGGCTTAAAGCGATTGGAGGACTTGCTGATAGTTTAGATTCTGTTACCCGTGGCAAAGATGATTTCCTTGCATTTTTAGAACTACATATAGAACAAGGCGGCAATCTGGACCGTGAGAATATTCAAATTGGGGTTGTTGAAGGGATTGTGGGTATAGAACATTGGGAAGTAACAATTGAAGGATTTGCAAATCATGCCGGCACTACCCCGATGAATCTTAGAAAAGACGCCATGTTATCGGCTGCAAAACTTATTGTTGCCGTAAATGAAATTATAACCAGTCATGAAGGAAAACAAGTAGGAACTGTCGGGAAAATTTCAGCACAACCTGGAGCTTATAACGTAATCCCAGGTAAGGTTGTCTTAGGTTTGGAGATCCGGGATCTTTCAAGTGAAACTATTAAACAGATGTTTAGTAAGATTGAAGAAAAGGCTAAGGAAATCGCCAAAGAAGATGGAACAACAATTTCGTTTGAAGACCAATTATTAGGCGTCATACCTGCTTTGGCAAGTCCTGGGATTCAGAATAAAATTGAAGCTGCTACAAAACAATTAGGATATAGTTTTAAATATCTTCCAAGTGGCGCGGGGCATGACGCGCAAGATATGGCAATGATTGCTCCTATGGGTATGATCTTTGTGCCGAGTAAGGGTGGGATCAGTCATTCTCCAAATGAATTTACCGAGGCAGAAGACATGGCAAATGGTGCCAATGTCCTTCTTCAAACTATTCTGTTGCTCGACAAGGATTAA
- a CDS encoding undecaprenyl-diphosphatase, whose product MRKSLIAFLRKLKEILVNTFHQYNKRLPYIITLLLALFIVVGGVNLFIELTDTLTTDTLAEYDRVITDYVISYRDPLLTKYFRFVTEVGDLYGYIVVFGIVVIIAGIIYKRWGYVSRIAFVLIMASVSNVILKRFVDRARPGIEHLVSVETLSYPSGHAMSAMAFYGFVMFLFYRFKMNHFLKFLIIFLLGILILSIGLSRIYLGVHFPSDVVGGYLAGFIWVVFCVLVFDIIEIFRRDPST is encoded by the coding sequence ATGAGAAAATCCCTTATTGCATTCCTGAGGAAACTAAAGGAAATTTTAGTAAATACCTTTCACCAATACAATAAGAGATTACCCTATATCATCACGCTTCTTCTTGCCTTATTTATTGTGGTTGGTGGAGTCAACCTTTTTATTGAACTCACCGACACCCTTACAACGGATACCCTGGCAGAATACGATAGAGTAATTACAGACTACGTCATTTCTTATAGAGACCCGTTATTAACCAAATATTTTCGTTTTGTGACCGAAGTTGGCGACTTATATGGCTACATCGTTGTCTTCGGAATCGTAGTAATTATCGCCGGAATTATTTATAAACGCTGGGGTTACGTCTCCAGAATCGCTTTCGTTTTGATTATGGCTTCGGTATCTAACGTTATTTTAAAACGTTTCGTAGACCGAGCTAGACCGGGTATAGAACATCTAGTTTCGGTTGAAACTCTGAGTTATCCGAGCGGACATGCTATGAGTGCAATGGCTTTTTATGGATTTGTAATGTTTCTTTTCTATAGGTTTAAGATGAATCATTTCCTTAAATTCTTGATCATTTTCCTTCTAGGAATATTAATTCTGAGTATTGGCCTAAGCCGAATTTACTTAGGCGTACATTTTCCTTCCGACGTTGTTGGTGGCTATTTGGCCGGCTTTATTTGGGTAGTGTTCTGTGTTTTGGTATTTGATATCATCGAAATATTTAGAAGAGATCCAAGTACCTAA
- a CDS encoding Acetyl esterase/lipase — protein MKNLLFAFLFIGASALGNAQETTYETISNLQYYDSSIAETDAYIKERCMLDLYYPKDLKDFPTIVWFHGGGLTGGEKFIPEELKNKGVAIVAVNYRLNPKVNSPSYIEDAAAATNWVFKNISDYGGDPSLLFISGHSAGGYLASMIVLDKSYLAKYNIDSDSVAGFIPFSGHAITHMTVRKEREIDEKQPIIDSLAPLFHVRKDAPPLLLMTGDRDLELLGRYEEVAYFMRMMKLVGHENTTLYELDGYDHGGMAVPAFPLLLKEVDRITKLKKE, from the coding sequence ATGAAAAATCTTCTTTTCGCATTCTTATTCATTGGGGCTTCTGCCTTGGGAAACGCTCAGGAAACTACTTACGAAACCATAAGTAACCTTCAATATTATGATTCCTCAATCGCTGAAACCGATGCATATATTAAGGAGCGATGTATGCTCGACCTCTACTATCCGAAAGATTTAAAGGACTTCCCCACAATCGTTTGGTTTCATGGTGGTGGATTAACCGGAGGCGAAAAATTTATTCCTGAAGAACTTAAAAATAAAGGTGTGGCAATCGTTGCGGTGAATTATCGTCTTAATCCAAAAGTTAATTCACCAAGTTATATTGAAGACGCAGCAGCAGCTACCAATTGGGTCTTTAAAAACATCAGTGACTATGGCGGTGACCCTTCCCTCCTATTTATTTCAGGACATTCTGCTGGCGGATATCTAGCAAGTATGATTGTATTAGATAAATCATATTTGGCTAAATACAATATCGATTCTGATTCTGTTGCTGGTTTCATTCCTTTTAGCGGTCACGCAATTACACATATGACGGTTAGGAAAGAAAGAGAGATTGATGAAAAACAACCTATCATTGATAGCCTCGCACCACTTTTTCACGTTCGGAAAGATGCGCCTCCTTTATTATTAATGACTGGGGACCGCGATTTAGAACTCCTCGGTCGTTATGAAGAAGTCGCCTATTTTATGAGGATGATGAAATTAGTTGGTCATGAAAATACCACACTTTATGAGTTAGATGGGTATGACCATGGTGGGATGGCCGTCCCTGCTTTTCCACTATTATTGAAGGAAGTAGATCGAATAACAAAATTGAAAAAGGAATAA
- a CDS encoding Pimeloyl-ACP methyl ester carboxylesterase: MNKLSFISILLGIFFSSVSAQQDQLKWLDIELNNYDYPYAVESLQLKIQNQELKMAYMDVKPSNYNGKNIILLHGKNFNGAYWKTTIDALSKQGYRVIVPDQIGFGKSSKPEHFQYTFQQLAQNTKALLDSLNIEKTAVLGHSMGGMLATRFTLMYPETVEKFILENPIELEDWKLKVPYKPVEWWYKNELNKNYETLKEYQKQSYYDGKWKDEYNEWVNLLAGWTLNSDYETIAWNAALTYDMVYTQPVVYEFDKIKTPTLLIIGTRDRTALGKNLVSDEIAKTMGLYEQLGKETQKKIPNSKLVEIPNIGHLPHIESFEKFIEPLKAFLAE; the protein is encoded by the coding sequence ATGAATAAACTAAGTTTTATCAGCATTCTGCTCGGTATATTTTTCAGTTCTGTTTCTGCGCAGCAAGACCAACTTAAGTGGTTAGATATTGAGTTGAATAATTACGATTATCCTTATGCAGTCGAATCCCTCCAATTAAAAATTCAAAATCAAGAATTAAAAATGGCCTATATGGATGTGAAACCATCCAATTACAATGGGAAGAACATCATATTGCTACACGGTAAGAATTTTAATGGCGCTTATTGGAAAACTACGATTGATGCCTTATCAAAGCAAGGATACCGAGTCATCGTTCCTGATCAAATCGGTTTCGGAAAATCTTCTAAACCTGAACATTTTCAATATACATTTCAGCAACTCGCGCAAAATACAAAAGCTTTACTCGATTCTTTAAATATTGAAAAGACTGCGGTTTTAGGACATTCTATGGGTGGTATGCTCGCAACGAGATTTACACTGATGTATCCAGAAACGGTTGAAAAATTCATATTAGAAAATCCAATCGAACTCGAAGATTGGAAACTTAAAGTTCCCTACAAACCAGTAGAATGGTGGTACAAGAATGAATTAAACAAGAATTACGAAACACTTAAGGAATACCAGAAGCAAAGCTACTACGACGGAAAATGGAAAGACGAGTATAACGAATGGGTAAATCTTTTGGCTGGTTGGACGTTGAATTCCGATTATGAAACAATCGCTTGGAACGCTGCCTTAACTTACGATATGGTTTATACCCAACCTGTGGTTTACGAGTTCGATAAAATTAAAACTCCTACCCTATTAATTATTGGGACACGAGACCGCACCGCCCTTGGAAAGAATTTAGTTTCCGACGAAATCGCCAAAACAATGGGACTCTATGAGCAATTAGGTAAAGAAACCCAAAAGAAGATTCCAAATTCTAAATTAGTTGAAATCCCAAACATTGGGCATTTACCGCATATCGAGAGTTTCGAAAAATTCATTGAACCATTAAAAGCTTTTTTGGCTGAATGA
- a CDS encoding aminobenzoyl-glutamate utilization protein B → MKKILFSLTICVTVLQFSYAQKTTDEVLKNLDKKSETYGEIAQQIWNFAEMGYQEEQSSALLQKTLSDEGFKIEKGVAGIPTAFIAEYGSGSPVIAIMGEYDALPGLSQKAVPQKKTDGKAAGHACGHHLFGTASTAAAISVKNWMDGNKTKGTIRFYGTPAEEGGSGKVYMVRAGLFNDVDVALHWHPSSQNAASPGAALANKSAKFRFHGVSAHAAASPEMGRSALDGVEAMDAMVNMMREHIPQEAKIHYVITDGGKAPNVVPDFAEVYYYARHNSRDVVIGIFDRMVKAAEGAALGTGTTMDYEMIGGTHELLPNLTLQKLMYDNLTKVGGVEYTAEETAFANKIAVSLGQDKADVVAANSIQPYKDDPRAFGSTDVGDVSFTVPTVGMGAATWVPGTAAHSWQAVAAGGMSIGKKGMMVAAKTLTLTAIDLFKNPKLVSDAKTEFIKARGAEFKYIPLLGDREPALDYRD, encoded by the coding sequence ATGAAAAAAATACTTTTCTCCCTCACAATTTGCGTTACTGTTTTACAATTTTCGTATGCCCAGAAGACTACAGATGAAGTCTTAAAAAATCTAGATAAAAAATCTGAAACTTATGGCGAAATCGCTCAACAAATTTGGAATTTCGCCGAAATGGGATATCAGGAAGAACAGAGTTCTGCTCTTCTTCAAAAAACATTATCTGATGAAGGTTTTAAGATTGAGAAAGGTGTTGCCGGAATTCCAACCGCATTTATTGCGGAATATGGAAGTGGTTCTCCGGTAATCGCAATAATGGGAGAATATGATGCACTTCCTGGGCTTTCACAAAAAGCAGTTCCACAAAAGAAAACGGACGGTAAAGCAGCAGGTCATGCGTGTGGACACCACTTATTTGGAACTGCTTCTACTGCCGCTGCAATTTCCGTGAAGAATTGGATGGATGGTAATAAAACAAAAGGAACCATTCGCTTTTATGGAACTCCTGCAGAAGAAGGCGGTTCTGGGAAAGTTTATATGGTTAGAGCTGGATTATTTAATGATGTAGATGTGGCTTTACATTGGCACCCAAGTTCTCAAAATGCTGCTAGTCCAGGTGCAGCTTTGGCAAATAAATCTGCAAAGTTTAGGTTTCATGGAGTTTCGGCTCATGCGGCTGCTTCACCAGAAATGGGTAGATCTGCTCTAGACGGCGTTGAAGCTATGGATGCTATGGTTAATATGATGCGTGAGCACATTCCTCAAGAAGCTAAAATTCATTATGTAATTACAGATGGCGGGAAAGCTCCGAACGTGGTGCCAGATTTTGCTGAAGTATACTACTACGCTCGTCATAATAGTCGTGATGTTGTAATAGGCATTTTTGATAGAATGGTAAAAGCCGCAGAAGGTGCCGCACTTGGTACAGGAACCACAATGGATTATGAAATGATCGGTGGTACGCATGAACTTCTTCCAAATTTAACCTTACAAAAATTAATGTATGACAATCTTACCAAAGTTGGTGGCGTGGAATATACAGCAGAAGAAACCGCTTTTGCTAATAAAATTGCGGTGAGTTTGGGACAAGATAAAGCAGATGTTGTGGCTGCAAATTCAATACAACCATATAAGGACGATCCAAGAGCATTTGGTTCTACCGATGTTGGCGATGTTAGTTTTACTGTACCTACGGTGGGTATGGGAGCTGCAACTTGGGTTCCGGGGACTGCTGCTCACAGCTGGCAAGCAGTTGCCGCTGGCGGAATGTCTATCGGAAAAAAAGGAATGATGGTGGCAGCTAAGACGCTTACCTTAACCGCAATCGATTTGTTTAAAAATCCGAAGCTTGTTAGCGACGCCAAGACTGAATTCATCAAAGCTCGTGGAGCTGAATTTAAGTATATTCCATTGTTAGGAGACAGAGAGCCAGCCTTGGATTACCGAGACTAA